Proteins found in one Aspergillus puulaauensis MK2 DNA, chromosome 8, nearly complete sequence genomic segment:
- the MNN9 gene encoding mannosyltransferase complex subunit MNN9 (CAZy:GT62;~COG:G;~EggNog:ENOG410PG52;~InterPro:IPR029044;~PFAM:PF03452;~SECRETED:SignalP(1-39)), whose product MAVARTMRRTSPITIILACLLAFGFLCFLLSSPSPPASSSPPPTTESRLEDTAEHPLSPPTKPFIPQPVYKDGHQPPPPVVKYNLNSLTTSSDASSQGERVLILTPLARFYQGYWDNVEKLTYPHELISLGFIVPHTKEGNAAVAALEKAISKTQTGAVPNRFASISILRQDFDPPLQSQDEKERHKLANQKARRESMSRARNSLVFTTLGPGTSWVLWLDSDIVETPPTLVQDLTSHNRPVIVANCFQRYYNNDNKRQEVRPYDFNSWIDSPTAQALGDTLGPDDILLEGYVELPTYRSLMAYMADTRNPRPNRVIDLDGVGGTALMVKADVHRDGAMFPPFPFFHLVETEGFARMAKRLGYTVHGLPDYFVYHYNE is encoded by the exons ATGGCCGTTGCGCGCACCATGCGGCGCACGAGTCCAATTACAATCATACTTGCCTGCCTGTTGGCGTTCGGTTTTCTCTGCTTTTTgctctcctcgccgtcgcccccggcctcatcctcacctcCCCCCACCACCGAATCAAGGCTCGAAGACACAGCAGAGcaccctctctctcctccaacgAAACCATTTATCCCGCAACCAGTCTACAAGGATGGCCACCAGCCGCCTCCCCCGGTCGTCAAGtacaacctcaacagccttACAACCAGCAGCGACGCATCTAGCCAGGGCGAGCGCGTCCTCATTCTCACCCCCCTCGCCCGCTTCTACCAAGGATACTGGGACAATGTCGAGAAACTTACATACCCACACGAGCTCATCTCGCTGGGGTTCATAGTACCACACACAAAAGAAGGCAACGCCGCGGTGGCAGCGCTCGAAAAGGCCATCAGCAAGACCCAAACGGGCGCAGTGCCCAACCGCTTCGCAAGCATCTCAATCCTCCGGCAAGATTTCGACCCGCCGCTCCAATCGCAGGACGAAAAAGAGCGTCACAAACTTGCCAACCAGAAAGCCCGCCGCGAGTCCATGTCCCGCGCCCGCAACAGCCTCGTCTTCACCACCCTCGGCCCAGGCACTTCCTGGGTCCTCTGGCTGGACTCCGACATCGTCGAAACCCCGCCAACCCTCGTCCAAGACCTAACCTCCCACAATCGCCCTGTCATCGTAGCCAATTGCTTCCAGCGGTACTACAACAACGACAATAAGAGACAGGAAGTCCGCCCTTACGATTTCAATTCCTGGATTGATTCGCCTACGGCCCAGGCTCTCGGCGATACACTGGGCCCCGACGATATTCTGCTCGAGGGATATGTCGAGCTCCCTACATACCGCAGCCTTATGGCCTACATGGCCGATACAAGGAACCCGCGCCCAAACCGCGTTATCGATCTCGACGGTGTTGGTGGCACCGCCCTCATGGTCAAGGCGGATGTTCACCGCGACGGCGCAATGTTCCCGCCGTTCCCGTTTTTTCATCTCGTTGAGACGGAGGGATTTGCCCGTATGGCGAAACGCCTGGGGTATACTGTGCATGGGCTGCCAGATTATTTT GTATACCATTATAACGAGTGA
- a CDS encoding uncharacterized protein (TransMembrane:1 (o236-255i)): MGHIGYEVSARSGNAACAFNGTGYTPSGLKMYIPETALCDNMLPIPPSIDELDNEKAQEANQRQDEHEPEIYASDEASIPSNALAEPRSTIPRQRDIALQNIRRAAMLPSIPLPAPSDVREHNSPICSNPWTRDTRTSDRMTLDIVLVIPTQKIDVASSLSQPSSSAVWATQSTNISSPMVTSEGSDIFPSTVTPTPDTGTYSGTTVKSQSGEGTKRNGSGVLGAVLSNGVEYVNFKTVIVVGIFTLVLWTFVFLQCF; this comes from the coding sequence ATGGGACATATAGGCTACGAAGTATCCGCCCGCTCCGGCAACGCAGCTTGCGCTTTCAATGGGACAGGTTACACACCCTCAGGACTGAAAATGTATATACCGGAGACAGCTCTGTGTGATAATATGCTCCCGATACCTCCATCCATCGACGAACTGGATAACGAGAAAGCGCAGGAGGCAAACCAAAGACAAGACGAGCATGAGCCGGAAATATATGCATCTGACGAGGCGTCCATACCTTCAAATGCATTAGCAGAACCCCGATCTACAATTCCCAGGCAGCGTGATATCGCCTTGCAAAATATACGTCGCGCGGCCATGCTACCTTCGATCCCGCTGCCTGCTCCGAGCGATGTGAGAGAGCACAATAGTCCCATTTGCTCGAATCCTTGGACGAGAGATACAAGGACAAGTGATAGAATGACGTTAGATATCGTGCTCGTGATCCCTACGCAGAAGATTGATGTCGCGAGCTCGCTGTCAcagccttcatcttctgcggTGTGGGCGACACAGTCAACAAATATCAGTTCTCCCATGGTCACTTCAGAAGGCAGTGATATTTTCCCCAGTACCGtgacaccaacaccggaCACTGGGACATATTCCGGGACCACCGTTAAAAGTCAGAGTGGTGAGGGCACAAAGCGGAATGGCAGTGGAGTGCTTGGGGCTGTTTTATCGAACGGTGTCGAGTACGTGAATTTTAAGACTGTGATAGTTGTGGGTATTTTCACGTTAGTGCTGTGGacttttgtttttcttcaaTGCTTTTAG
- a CDS encoding putative mitochondrial carrier protein (COG:C;~EggNog:ENOG410PIF5;~InterPro:IPR018108,IPR023395,IPR002067;~PFAM:PF00153;~TransMembrane:4 (o101-118i209-229o249-266i313-332o);~go_process: GO:0055085 - transmembrane transport [Evidence IEA]): MSSSAAPVPSSTTSTIDASGSSQNLAKAPPPVGDSKRNYKGFVAGVFSGIAKLSVGHPFDTVKVRLQTSKDGHFRGPLDCVMQTVRKEGISGLYKGATPPLVGWMVMDSVMLGSLTLYRRLLLENVFSKPSIRAITPFAKYQPDPHALPSFGHGIAGIMAGTTVSFIAAPVEHVKARLQIQYAADKSKRLYSGPIDCVRRIMGTHGITGLYRGLCATIFFRSFFFFWWGSYDVLTRMMKERTNLSAPAINFWAGGISAQVFWLTSYPSDVVKQRLMTDPMGGALGDGQRRFRWWKDAAVAVYRERGWRGYWRGFVPCFLRAFPANAMALVAFEGVMRWLP; this comes from the exons ATGTCGTCTTCCGCGGCGCCCGTACCGAGCTCAACAACGAGCACAATCGACGCGTCCGGTTCGTCGCAGAACCTCGCCAAAGCTCCCCCGCCCGTGGGCGATTCAAAGCGCAATTATAAGGGGTTTGTTGCTGGTGTGTTTTCGGGGATTGCGAAGTTGAGTG TTGGTCATCC ATTCGACACAGTTAAGGTGCGGTTACAGACGAGCAAAGATGGACATTTCAGGGGTCCGTTGGATTGCGTGATGCAGACGGTTAGAAAAGAGGGTATCTCTGGATTATACAAGGGGGCTACGCCTCCGTTAGTCGGGTGGATGGTTATGGACTCAGT GATGCTCGGCTCTTTAACGTTATACCGCCGCCTGCTTCTCGAGAATGTTTTCTCGAAACCGTCAATACGCGCTATTACCCCGTTTGCCAAATACCAGCCCGACCCCCACGCGCTGCCTAGTTTTGGACACGGGATTGCGGGTATTATGGCTGGTACGACAGTCAGTTTCATCGCTGCGCCCGTTGAACACGTCAAGGCGCGGCTTCAGATTCAGTATGCCGCGGATAAGTCGAAGCGGCTGTATAGCGGGCCGATAGATTGCGTTCGCAGAATT ATGGGTACCCACGGAATCACAGGCCTCTATCGTGGCCTCTGCGCAACCATTTTCTTCCGctcgttcttcttcttctggtggGGATCCTACGACGTCCTAACACGGATGATGAAAGAGCGCACAAACCTCTCAGCACCAGCGATCAACTTCTGGGCCGGTGGTATCTCTGCCCAGGTATTCTGGCTAACGTCGTATCCATCGGATGTGGTGAAACAGCGCCTGATGACGGATCCAATGGGCGGTGCACTCGGTGACGGGCAAAGGAGGTTCCGGTGGTGGAAGGACGCCGCAGTGGCAGTTTATCGGGAACGTGGGTGGAGAGGATACTGGAGGGGCTTTGTGCCATGCTTTTTGCGAGCATTCCCGGCGAATGCGATGGCGTTGGTTGCATTTGAAGGTGTGATGCGCTGGTTACCATAG
- the NOP16 gene encoding nucleolar protein 16 (COG:J;~EggNog:ENOG410PMAH;~InterPro:IPR019002;~PFAM:PF09420), producing the protein MGNIRQTKKNRSTAPRQKPKRSGVLKNGKKKINVLGNAIIAENWDRKSTLTQNYRRLGLVHRLNAPAGGSERRKTENGLEEEVTDSLHIKGSVDAQKNNAVSELKVERDPETGKILRVIRKEDDQVEIGGRKVRRSNPLNDPLDDLSDDEEDLTPQEKKSASKIVQQLERQADTEGQAPKKPRHQSKREEEWITRLVERYGDDYQAMARDRKLNPMQQNAGDLRRRISKCKATKA; encoded by the exons ATGGGTAATATCCGCCAAACAAAGAAGAATCGCTCCACTGCGCCCAGGCAGAAACCCAAGCGGTCTGGCGTACTCAAAaacggaaagaagaagatcaatgTTCTGGGCAATGCTATTATCGCAGAAAATTG GGATCGCAAGTCGACTCTCACACAAAACTATCGCCGTCTGGGTCTTGTCCATCGACTCAACGCACCAGCTGGAGGATCCGAGAGGCGCAAGACTGAGAATGGCTTAGAAGAGGAGGTCACAGACTCGCTACACATCAAGGGCAGTGTGGATGCCCAGAAAAACAACGCTGTGAGCGAGTTGAAGGTGGAGCGTGATCCTGAAACCGGCAAGATTCTTCGGGTTATCCGCAAGGAGGACGACCAGGTCGAGATCGGGGGACGCAAAGTCCGCCGCTCAAACCCACTTAATGATCCACTGGACGATCTgtccgacgatgaagaagatctgaCGCCGCAAGAGAAGAAGTCGGCAAGCAAGAttgtgcagcagcttgaaAGGCAAGCCGACACCGAGGGACAAGCCCCCAAGAAGCCGCGCCACCAAAGCAAACGGGAGGAAGAATGGATCACGAGATTGGTTGAGCGATACGGTGATGACTACCAGGCTATGGCTCGGGACAGGAAACTCAACCCAATGCAGCAGAATGCAGGTGATTTACGACGGAGGATCAGCAAGTGCAAGGCGACTAAAGCTTGA
- a CDS encoding putative ABC bile acid transporter (COG:Q;~EggNog:ENOG410PGIK;~InterPro:IPR017871,IPR027417,IPR003593,IPR011527, IPR003439,IPR036640;~PFAM:PF00005,PF00664;~TransMembrane:17 (o29-48i79-101o107-125i134-151o163-183i274-295o315-336i436-454o460-480i536-558o564-583i899-920o979-1008i1055-1073o1079-1098i1167-1185o1191-1210i);~go_component: GO:0016021 - integral component of membrane [Evidence IEA];~go_function: GO:0005524 - ATP binding [Evidence IEA];~go_function: GO:0016887 - ATPase activity [Evidence IEA];~go_function: GO:0042626 - ATPase-coupled transmembrane transporter activity [Evidence IEA];~go_process: GO:0055085 - transmembrane transport [Evidence IEA]): protein MEYGTLNSCRVIWDSPNARLSLCAIEYSTLIPAVVISCAWLSYVLRLLPIVRRPKWTRPFVQELPPCPDLPLEHTKHRLGWVIALLAISVIGFAAELLKLVLNGLNMANWALFASWTGSVILTAIERPRTAPKLLFTFFLAAGITEFSFIVNRNAYAVSNLFTFKLAAAASLLGCTVTLAMPLRPALLPCIDISAVGQKPSSEFRSPEDNLRLWQFFTVSWMAPLMTMGKQRQLDEDDIWYLPFEFQHKRLHEKFHQLRGSVIGRLLRANGIDILIISTISIVQMICEFSTPLLLQQLLQAMKAENRSNRVALVYAMLSLVLRLIAAQSQVFNLWYGRRCYERSRGEMMMMVYEKALVRKNLFEQGADDKSAEGEQQEGEDPNKSSKKSWLWSLLTLWRSPRKEKSKAPVSMGKIFNLLRGDVYEVAQRFWEVDSLINKPLGLVIAVVLVWKVLGPSCFLGVLVVVVAQAVNALITRTLLRWERVRRAATDARLQVSSQFVEALRHLRWYGWQNHWLGQVMDARESELRFRVITRLWSLAISFVNVLASGLFPVVALYSYTLLAGHPLSIDVIFPALQLFTMLEARLRDIPSLITVLINASIAMERIQDFMTEPDKESRAIASSEDAAPLRLEACSFAWPGKCSPVLSDIDLSISPGLTVVHGKVGAGKTALLQSLLGELDKIQGTSYISSEMMGYCAQTPWLQSMSIRDNILFSTPYDEQRYKRVLDVCALLPDLSHFKHGDLSFVGENGIGLSGGQKARVALARAVYSTARILLLDDPLSALDHNTAETIVRRCLTGPLMDGRVVVLVTHRIHLVRHLADQIVHIQDGRAALESPASLEDMDDETEGSNDADAADETELEDHSAAVPSKFIEEEHRAEWGVKAAVYWNYIKAGKYKWWWALIIVMSIYRLMSVGQSWFLKEWGEAYNEVANVLGHSVSEKAAFGQWTAFSAQPRPLLWTPTDPFDKLPAPIENVRPWLLVFLGITMFTAITMLVAQLFMLTIVYCAGQKLFQEVMIGVSHATFRFFDVTPVGRLMNRLTSDIGVVDGDISQQFQLIAFLIITWISSVLVIASVTPVFLAFTILLTASFVFTFLQFLPTSQSLRRLEMVSLSPLISNFGELLHGLTTVRAFHAEPRFQDRVIAVVDKFQGMDHFYWSLQSWLSYRFESLSALSTFVLTALALYTDVTPGLAAFALIAANSFVSATHGLCRQYGQLQMDFVSVERIDELLHVDQEPPGAITPPASWPKFGADIVFEDVEIRYAPHLDPSLSNINLRIPGGSTTALIGRTGSGKSTLAVSLLAAVTPSSGRILIDNIDIAAVEKQSLRTRVTFVAQDPVLFPGSIRKNLDPVSEYSDTECSAVLSRICSRRGWTLETHVEAGGRNLSQGERQLIGLARAVLRRSSIVILDEATASIDHESSLEIQQVLREEMRESTVVTIAHRLEAIKDADYYIELDGGKVARYGYVSDM, encoded by the exons ATGGAATATGGCACATTGAACTCATGCCGAGTCATTTGG GACTCGCCGAATGCTCGGCTATCACTGTGTGCAATTGAGTATTCTACTCTGATCCCAGCAGTCGTAATTTCCTGTGCTTGGTTGAGCTATGTGCTTCGATTGCTGCCCATCGTTCGTCGCCCAAAATGGACTCGGCCTTTTGTACAGGAGTTACCTCCATGCCCAGACCTACCACTAGAACACACGAAGCACCGTCTGGGCTGGGTCATCGCTCTTTTGGCCATCTCAGTAATCGGATTTGCTGCTGAACTTTTAAAGCTTGTGCTAAATGGGTTGAATATGGCCAACTGGgctctttttgcttcttgg ACTGGGAGCGTGATCCTTACGGCCATCGAGCGCCCGAGGACAGCACCGAAATTgctttttactttcttcctAGCCGCAGGGATCACGGAGTTTTCCTTTATTGTTAACCGCAATGCTTATGCAGTATCCAACCTGTTTACCTTTAAGCTTGCGGCAGCGGCTTCCCTGTTGGGTTGCACAGTTACGCTTGCAATGCCGCTTCGTCCAGCTTTGTTACCCTGTATTGATATAAGTGCAGTGGGACAGAAACCATCCAGCGAATTTCGAAGTCCGGAAGACAACCTGCGGCTCTGGCAGTTTTTCACCGTGTCTTGGATGGCGCCACTAATGACCATGGGCAAGCAACGCCAGCtagatgaggatgatatcTGGTATCTCCCTTTTGAATTTCAACACAAGAGGCTCCATGAGAAGTTCCACCAGCTTCGAGGAAGCGTCATTGGCCGCCTACTTCGGGCCAATGGTATAGATATTCTTATTATCAGCACAATTTCAATAGTGCAGATGATATGTG AATTTTCGAcgccccttctcctccagcagctcctgCAGGCAATGAAAGCCGAGAACCGGTCTAACCGTGTTGCATTAGTTTATGCGATGTTGTCACTGGTTCTTCGTCTGATTGCTGCACAATCTCAGGTATTTAACCTCTGGTACGGAAGAAGATGTTATGAGCGCAGCCGTGgtgagatgatgatgatggtatACGAGAAAGCGCTTGTGAGGAAAAATTTGTTCGAACAGGGCGCGGATGATAAGTCTGCAGAAGGCGAACAGCAAGAAGGGGAAGATCCAAATAAGTCTTCGAAGAAATCGTGGTTATGGAGTTTATTAACTCTGTGGCGATCTCCCCGTAAAGAGAAGTCTAAAGCCCCCGTTTCAATGGGGAAGATCTTTAACTTACTTCGAGGTGATGTATACGAGGTTGCCCAACGTTTCTGGGAGGTTGACTCCTTAATCAATAAGCCCCTGGGCTTGGTGATTGCTGTGGTTCTTGTATGGAAAGTTTTGGGACCGTCCTGCTTCCTTGGGGTTCTAGTGGTTGTGGTTGCACAGGCAGTCAATGCACTTATCACACGCACACTCCTACGGTGGGAGAGAGTGCGAAGAGCCGCAACGGATGCTAGGCTTCAGGTCTCTTCTCAATTTGTGGAGGCACTCCGCCATCTCCGATGGTACGGCTGGCAAAACCACTGGCTCGGCCAAGTCATGGACGCTCGAGAATCCGAGTTGAGGTTTCGTGTGATTACGAGACTATGGAGTCTTGCTATATCTTTCGTCAATGTTCTCGCCAGCGGCCTGTTTCCTGTCGTGGCTCTCTACTCCTATACGCTTTTGGCTGGACACCCATTGAGTATCGACGTTATATTCCCCGCACTACAACTCTTCACTATGTTGGAGGCCCGCCTGCGAGATATACCTAGTTTGATTACAGTTTTGATCAACGCTTCAATTGCCATGGAGCGTATACAGGATTTCATGACCGAGCCTGATAAAGAAAGCAGGGCCATTGCATCCTCTGAAGATGCCGCACCACTTCGGCTGGAGGCATGCTCTTTTGCTTGGCCTGGAAAATGTTCTCCAGTTCTCTCAGACATCGATCTGAGCATTTCTCCGGGTCTCACTGTTGTCCATGGCAAGGTTGGGGCTGGAAAGACTGCTCTCCTTCAAAGTCTTTTGGGTGAACTAGATAAAATTCAAGGcacttcttatatatcaagTGAAATGATGGGATACTGTGCCCAGACACCATGGCTACAGAGCATGAGCATTCGAGACAATATCCTTTTCTCCACCCCATATGATGAACAGCGGTATAAGCGAGTCTTGGATGTTTGCGCATTACTCCCAGATCTCTCCCATTTTAAACATGGTGACCTGTCCTTCGTGGGAGAGAACGGAATTGGTCTTTCTGGTGGGCAGAAAGCACGCGTTGCTCTAGCGAGAGCAGTCTATAGCACGGCTAGGATACTACTTTTGGATGACCCATTGTCAGCATTGGACCACAACACGGCCGAAACAATTGTCCGCAGGTGTTTGACGGGCCCTCTTATGGACGGTcgtgttgttgttcttgttaCACATCGCATTCACCTTGTTCGACACCTTGCCGATCAAATTGTGCACATCCAGGATGGCCGGGCAGCGCTCGAGTCGCCGGCGTCCTTGGAAGATATGGACGACGAAACTGAAGGCTCAAATGATGCCGATGCAGCGGATGAGACGGAGCTCGAAGACCACTCCGCCGCCGTGCCGTCCAAGTTTATCGAGGAAGAGCACCGAGCGGAATGGGGCGTGAAAGCTGCAGTGTACTGGAACTACATTAAGGCCGGGAAGTACAAATGGTGGTGGGCGCTGATAATCGTTATGTCGATTTATCGTTTGATGTCAGTTGGACAGTCCTGGTTTCTCAAGGAATGGGGAGAGGCATACAACGAAGTTGCAAACGTGCTAGGGCATTCTGTCTCAGAAAAGGCTGCCTTTGGACAATGGACAGCATTCTCAGCACAACCAAGACCACTCTTGTGGACTCCAACAGACCCTTTCGACAAGCTCCCTGCGCCAATTGAGAATGTGCGGCCATGGCTGTTGGTTTTTCTCGGAATCACTATGTTCACAGCTATTACAATGCTTGTTGCTCAGCTGTTTATGCTTACCATTGTCTATTGTGCGGGCCAAAAGCTCTTTCAAGAGGTCATGATAGGTGTTAGCCATGCTACCTTCCGGTTTTTTGATGTCACTCCTGTTGGGCGATTGATGAACCGATTGACATCCGATAttggggtggtggatggtgatATCAGCCAACAATTCCAACTCATCGCGTTCCTAATTATCACCTGGATATCGTCGGTCCTCGTTATCGCTTCGGTGACACCGGTATTCTTAGCCTTCACGATCCTCCTCACTGCATCATTCGTCTTCACATTCCTTCAATTCCTGCCAACCTCTCAAAGCCTTCGCCGACTTGAAATGGTCTCCCTGAGCCCTTTAATATCCAATTTCGGCGAGCTCCTCCACGGACTCACCACCGTCCGCGCATTCCACGCAGAACCTCGCTTCCAAGACCGAGTCATCGCAGTGGTTGATAAATTCCAAGGAATGGACCACTTCTACTGGTCCCTCCAAAGCTGGCTGTCTTACCGCTTCGAGAGCCTCTCTGCCCTTTCTACCTTCGTCCTTACAGCCCTAGCCCTCTACACTGACGTGACACCCGGTCTCGCTGCCTTTGCATTGATAGCAGCAAACAGCTTCGTCAGCGCGACCCACGGTCTCTGCCGCCAATATGGGCAGCTCCAAATGGATTTCGTTTCCGTCGAGCGCATTGACGAGCTTCTCCACGTCGACCAAGAACCACCCGGCGCAATCACCCCACCAGCGTCGTGGCCGAAATTCGGCGCCGACATCGTCTTCGAGGACGTCGAGATCCGCTACGCACCGCATCTAGACCCATCCCTATCCAACATCAACCTACGTATTCCTGGCGGCTCTACAACAGCCCTGATCGGCCGCACCGGCAGCGGTAAATCCACCCTGGCTGTCTCCCTTCTCGCCGCCGTAACCCCATCCTCAGGCCGAATCCTTATAGACAACATCGACATAGCAGCTGTCGAAAAACAATCTCTCCGCACGCGTGTAACATTCGTTGCGCAAGACCCCGTTTTATTCCCCGGAAGCATACGCAAGAACCTCGATCCGGTTTCCGAATACAGCGACACCGAGTGCTCAGCCGTCTTATCCCGTATCTGCAGCCGGCGTGGATGGACACTCGAGACCCatgttgaagctggaggccgCAACCTAAGCCAGGGCGAGAGACAGCTTATTGGGCTTGCGCGTGCCGTGCTGCGGCGCAGCTCGATTGTGATTCTGGATGAGGCGACGGCGTCGATTGATCATGAGAGTTCGTTGGAGATTCAGCAAGTATTgcgggaggagatgagggagTCGACTGTTGTGACTATTGCGCATCGGTTGGAAGCGATTAAGGATGCAGATTATTATATTGAGTTGGATGGGGGTAAGGTTGCGCGCTATGGGTATGTAAGTGATATGTGA
- a CDS encoding Zn(2+) transporter YKE4 (COG:P;~EggNog:ENOG410PJ7D;~InterPro:IPR003689;~PFAM:PF02535;~SECRETED:SignalP(1-29);~TransMembrane:6 (n12-23c27/28o74-94i114-134o154-174i306-327o359-382i394-413o);~go_component: GO:0016020 - membrane [Evidence IEA];~go_function: GO:0046873 - metal ion transmembrane transporter activity [Evidence IEA];~go_process: GO:0030001 - metal ion transport [Evidence IEA];~go_process: GO:0055085 - transmembrane transport [Evidence IEA]), with protein MPLFTLSPARKIGLALAVGLAFFSVLAAAQDAIAVGDLSVSEIEEQLQSCPLVESLNEHKRATSPETASLTSKIFSVLFPGSPAVNSLLATLYISGPPNFLLALCPPNIDPSSLSVMVAFAVGGLLGDTLFHLLPEIFLGEDSPDHVSFVMVEPNRNLLLGLGIMVGFFTFVAMDKTLRIATGGEGHDHSHSHSHGHTVQEAAVTTGASTDSTNKELKKRKSAKTEPETPSAVKDEVNPSVKLGGYLNLIADFTHNITDGLAMSSSFYASPTIGATTTVAVFFHEIPHEVGDFALLIQSGFSKRKAMGAQFVTAIGAFIGTLIGIAVQEFGGSNPTTADGLSGSPASGLLGTSLTWGDMLLPFTAGTFLYVGTVSVIPELLETGKNKGEEIKKTIIQFIAVAVGAGIMLAISWD; from the exons ATGCCTCTGTTTACTCTATCACCCGCCCGCAAGATTGGCCTTGCGCTGGCTGTTGgtctcgctttcttctctgttTTGGCAGCTGCCCAAGATGCTATCGCTGTCGGCGATCTGTCCGTCagcgagatcgaggagcaATTGCAG AGCTGTCCCCTCGTTGAATCCCTGAATGAACATAAGCGCGCTACAAGTCCCGAGACAGCAAGCTTGACTTCGAAGATCTTCTCAGTTCTGTTCCCAGGGAGCCCAGCCGTAAACTCGCTTCTTGCTACGTTGTACATTTCGGGCCCTCCAA ACTTCCTCCTTGCACTATGCCCTCCGAACATCGAcccctcgtcgctgtccGTTATGGTTGCTTTCGCGGTTGGAGGCCTCCTGGGCGATACGCtctttcatcttctcccGGAAATATTCCTCGGTGAAGACTCCCCAGACCATGTGAGCTTCGTCATGGTCGAGCCAaaccgcaatctcctccttggtctcggcATCATGGTAGGgttcttcaccttcgtcgCCATGGATAAAACTCTGCGCATCGCCACAGGGGGAGAAGGCCATGACCACTCGCATTCACACTCCCACGGCCATACCGTGCAAGAAGCCGCCGTAACCACCGGCGCCAGCACGGACTCAACTAACAAGGAGctcaagaagcgcaagtcTGCGAagacagagccagagacACCCAGCGCCGTCAAAGATGAGGTTAACCCGAGCGTAAAGCTAGGCGGCTACCTCAACCTGATCGCCGATTTCACTCACAACATCACTGACGGCCTTGCcatgtcctcctccttctaTGCTTCACCTACCATCGGCGCAACGACCACAGTCGcggtcttcttccacgaGATCCCCCACGAGGTCGGCGACTTTGCTCTCCTGATCCAGTCCGGCTTCTCCAAGCGCAAGGCCATGGGCGCGCAGTTCGTAACAGCCATTGGTGCCTTCATCGGCACCCTTATTGGGATCGCGGTACAGGAGTTTGGCGGCTCTAACCCCACTACCGCAGATGGACTTTCGGGCTCGCCTGCTTCTGGTCTCTTAGGAACAAGCCTTACATGGGGCGACATGCTCCTGCCTTTCACCGCGGGAACCTTCCTTTACGTCGGCACCGTCTCGGTCATCCCCGAGCTGTTGGAGACGGGAAAGAACAAGGGTGAAGAGATTAAGAAGACCATTATCCAGTTcatcgctgtcgctgttggtGCCGGGATTATGCTTGC TATCTCGTGGGATTAA